One segment of Desulfonauticus submarinus DNA contains the following:
- the tgt gene encoding tRNA guanosine(34) transglycosylase Tgt: protein MSFKLVAKDKQARAGVLRTAHGEINTPIFMPVGTQASVKSLSPNDLIEAKAQIILGNTYHLYLRPGDELIRDLGGLHNFMSWPKPILTDSGGFQVFSLAKLRKLTRDGVEFSSHIDGSKHFFTPEKVMQIQKNLGSDIMMVLDECVPYGADYDYTRSSVGITTYWAKRCREFYPSGKQLLFGIVQGGFFKDLREESARQITNIPFDGYAIGGLSVGEPKAQMIEFLYFTAPLLPEDKPRYLMGVGKPLDILEGIRAGVDMFDCVLPTRNARNGTLYTSKGKINIKREEYKRDLSPLDPECNCYTCRNFSKAYLRHLYTSRELLAYRLNTLHNITYFLNLVNQARASIFNGTFENFYNHIKSIYTC, encoded by the coding sequence ATGAGTTTTAAATTAGTGGCTAAGGATAAACAGGCTAGGGCAGGTGTACTAAGAACTGCGCATGGAGAGATCAACACACCTATATTTATGCCAGTAGGAACTCAAGCCAGTGTAAAGAGTTTATCTCCTAATGATTTAATAGAGGCAAAAGCTCAGATTATTTTAGGCAATACTTATCATTTATATTTAAGGCCAGGTGATGAGTTAATTAGAGATTTAGGCGGTCTTCATAACTTTATGTCTTGGCCTAAGCCAATTCTTACTGATTCTGGAGGATTTCAGGTTTTTAGTTTAGCCAAGTTGCGTAAACTCACTAGAGATGGTGTGGAATTTTCTTCTCATATAGATGGCTCAAAACATTTTTTTACTCCTGAAAAGGTGATGCAGATTCAAAAAAATCTTGGTTCAGATATAATGATGGTGTTAGATGAGTGTGTACCATATGGTGCAGATTATGACTACACGCGGTCTTCTGTAGGAATTACTACATATTGGGCAAAGAGATGTAGGGAATTTTATCCTTCTGGAAAACAGTTACTTTTTGGTATTGTTCAAGGAGGTTTTTTTAAGGATTTACGGGAAGAAAGTGCTAGGCAAATTACTAATATACCTTTTGATGGGTATGCTATAGGAGGACTTAGTGTTGGAGAGCCAAAAGCTCAAATGATAGAGTTTCTTTATTTTACTGCTCCTTTATTGCCAGAAGATAAGCCTCGTTACCTTATGGGAGTAGGAAAACCGTTGGATATTTTAGAAGGTATTCGAGCTGGTGTGGATATGTTTGACTGTGTCTTACCCACAAGAAATGCTAGGAATGGGACCCTTTATACCTCTAAAGGAAAAATTAATATCAAAAGAGAAGAATATAAAAGAGATCTTTCTCCTCTTGATCCAGAATGTAATTGCTATACTTGTAGAAACTTTTCTAAGGCCTATCTAAGACATCTGTACACTTCTAGAGAACTTTTAGCTTATAGATTAAATACTCTTCATAATATTACTTATTTTCTTAATTTGGTTAATCAAGCTAGAGCTTCTATTTTTAATGGTACATTTGAAAATTTTTATAATCATATAAAATCAATATATACTTGTTAA
- a CDS encoding metallophosphoesterase family protein yields the protein MGSKLWIGFGDIHEDFEQVFNLPNLKESSGILISGDITNKGNKEKVYNFFQKLKENNPKIFAQIGNMDSFEIEEVLDDLGINTHLRVIELDSGIFLAGVGYSTFTPFNTPSEVSEDAMAKWLKQLKLEAKNKKHLIFMSHTPPLDTKCDVVLGGSHVGSKSVREFIEEVQPDICLTGHIHESKAIDEIGKTLIVNPGPVGDGGYVKIFFRDGRLELELH from the coding sequence ATGGGAAGTAAGTTATGGATTGGATTTGGCGATATTCATGAGGATTTTGAGCAAGTTTTTAATCTTCCTAATTTAAAGGAATCTTCTGGTATTCTAATATCAGGAGATATTACTAATAAAGGGAATAAAGAAAAAGTTTACAATTTTTTTCAGAAACTAAAAGAAAATAACCCTAAAATTTTTGCTCAAATTGGGAATATGGATAGTTTTGAGATAGAGGAAGTATTAGATGATTTAGGTATAAATACTCATTTAAGGGTTATAGAGTTAGATTCAGGAATTTTCTTAGCAGGAGTAGGTTATTCTACGTTTACGCCTTTTAATACTCCTTCAGAAGTTTCTGAGGATGCAATGGCAAAATGGTTAAAACAATTGAAATTAGAAGCAAAAAATAAAAAACATCTTATTTTTATGTCTCATACTCCACCTTTAGATACTAAGTGTGATGTAGTGTTAGGTGGCTCTCATGTTGGAAGCAAATCTGTTCGAGAATTTATTGAGGAAGTGCAGCCAGATATTTGTCTTACAGGTCATATCCATGAGTCTAAGGCAATAGATGAAATTGGTAAGACGCTTATAGTAAATCCCGGGCCTGTTGGTGATGGGGGTTATGTAAAGATATTTTTTAGAGATGGAAGGTTAGAGTTAGAATTGCATTAA
- a CDS encoding cysteine synthase, with product MYNQNQIQVQTLLDLIGNTPLIEIKKVWFKSGVRILAKLEAFNPGGSIKDRAALAMVEAAESSGLITSDKVIIEATSGNTGIGLAMVCAVKGYRLMLIMPESASEERKRILQAYGAKLVLTPAHLGTDGAIEEAYRLAREYPNKYILMDQYNNQACVEAHYKHTGSEIWQQTGGKITHFVGCLGTSGTVMGVTKYLKEVDSQIKCIAVEPGLRHKIQGLKNMQESYPPGIYNPDLVDEILRVEDEEAFELCRRLAREEGLLVGMSSGAALAGAIKVAKRIENGIIVTIFPDSGERYLSTSLFLSPEKRGIEFVGLDGKKVLLCPQDNAFNFFTFGPTLDDLKNLSAWRRIVFLEVLARYFQHIGIESIVIVGISDFDDRTLNYCRLKKVSREDLIRESKKELAKVCQKFGLQKIEFAFFSERIEIALEICTDLLTKGKAYEKLRSVYFDVRRQDNYGYLGLKDIQLRPKQDIIKGRYLKDNPEDFTLLKRASLQDLKEGEVLNTKWGKVRPSWYLQQASILSSLQKPVQMVVAGEGQVFPHLDNLISLLKNKNKELPKAWGVVLGVKDEVDLDIFSLSEDKLKVLKGWLVSSSIQKRQKLTLESLKMWQKNYQKISDLWFKLNVLPFKDGDLCSEIEGLILKIKGDLRQLFESGFKIHLFWSNLFNFIKQVNYILNNNQLTKEDVSSIKNILQELNKIFDLFEEERISFDDNPPEKIKELLLERKQARVNKNFALSDKLREKIEDFGYKVVDMGTETVVLLHRKKNGLNE from the coding sequence GTGTATAACCAAAATCAAATTCAAGTGCAAACTCTTCTAGATCTTATAGGAAATACTCCTTTAATAGAAATAAAAAAGGTTTGGTTTAAAAGTGGTGTGAGAATTTTGGCAAAATTAGAGGCGTTTAATCCTGGTGGATCTATTAAAGATAGGGCTGCTTTGGCAATGGTTGAAGCTGCAGAGTCTAGTGGCTTAATTACTTCTGATAAAGTTATTATTGAAGCAACAAGTGGTAATACGGGTATTGGCTTGGCAATGGTTTGTGCAGTAAAAGGATACAGATTAATGCTTATAATGCCTGAGTCTGCTTCTGAGGAAAGAAAACGTATTTTACAGGCTTATGGAGCAAAGTTAGTTCTTACGCCAGCTCATTTAGGTACAGATGGGGCAATAGAAGAAGCTTATAGATTAGCAAGGGAATATCCAAATAAGTATATTCTTATGGATCAATATAACAACCAGGCTTGTGTAGAAGCTCATTATAAACACACTGGAAGCGAAATTTGGCAACAGACAGGGGGAAAGATTACTCATTTTGTAGGATGTTTAGGCACTTCTGGAACTGTAATGGGAGTAACAAAATATCTAAAAGAAGTTGATTCCCAAATAAAATGCATAGCTGTTGAACCAGGACTTAGACATAAAATTCAAGGTCTTAAGAATATGCAAGAATCATATCCTCCAGGTATTTATAATCCTGATTTAGTTGATGAGATTTTAAGAGTAGAGGATGAAGAGGCTTTTGAACTGTGTCGTAGGTTAGCTAGAGAAGAAGGTTTATTGGTTGGTATGAGTTCAGGGGCTGCCTTAGCTGGGGCTATTAAAGTTGCTAAAAGAATAGAAAATGGAATAATAGTAACTATTTTTCCAGATAGTGGTGAACGTTATTTAAGTACTTCTCTATTTTTATCTCCAGAGAAGAGGGGAATTGAATTTGTTGGACTAGATGGTAAGAAAGTTTTGCTATGTCCTCAAGATAATGCTTTTAATTTTTTTACTTTTGGGCCCACTTTAGATGATTTAAAGAATTTAAGTGCCTGGAGAAGAATTGTTTTTTTAGAAGTTTTAGCAAGGTATTTTCAGCATATAGGAATTGAAAGTATAGTAATAGTAGGGATTTCGGATTTTGATGATAGAACTTTAAATTATTGTCGTTTGAAAAAGGTTAGCAGAGAGGATCTTATTAGAGAAAGTAAAAAAGAATTGGCTAAGGTATGCCAAAAATTTGGTCTTCAAAAAATAGAATTTGCGTTTTTTTCAGAGCGTATAGAAATAGCTTTAGAGATTTGTACAGATCTTTTAACTAAAGGTAAGGCTTATGAAAAATTAAGATCTGTGTATTTTGATGTGCGAAGACAAGATAATTATGGATATCTTGGTTTGAAAGATATTCAATTAAGGCCAAAGCAGGATATAATAAAAGGACGGTATTTAAAAGATAACCCTGAAGATTTTACTTTATTAAAAAGAGCAAGTTTGCAAGATCTAAAAGAAGGTGAAGTTTTGAATACAAAATGGGGTAAAGTGCGTCCTTCTTGGTATTTACAACAAGCAAGTATTTTATCTTCTCTTCAAAAACCAGTCCAGATGGTAGTGGCAGGAGAAGGACAAGTTTTTCCTCATCTAGATAACTTGATCTCTTTATTAAAAAATAAAAATAAAGAGCTGCCTAAAGCATGGGGAGTTGTTTTAGGTGTTAAAGATGAAGTTGATTTGGATATTTTTTCTTTAAGTGAAGATAAATTAAAGGTTCTTAAAGGTTGGTTAGTTTCTTCCTCTATTCAAAAGCGACAAAAATTGACTTTAGAAAGTTTAAAAATGTGGCAAAAAAACTATCAAAAAATATCTGATTTGTGGTTTAAATTAAATGTATTACCTTTTAAAGATGGTGATTTGTGTTCAGAGATTGAAGGATTGATTTTGAAAATTAAAGGAGATTTGAGACAGTTATTTGAAAGTGGTTTTAAAATTCATTTATTTTGGTCTAATCTGTTTAATTTTATTAAACAAGTCAATTATATTTTAAATAATAATCAGCTTACAAAAGAAGATGTAAGTAGCATTAAAAATATTTTACAAGAATTAAACAAAATTTTTGATTTATTTGAAGAGGAGCGCATTAGTTTTGATGATAATCCTCCAGAAAAGATAAAAGAATTATTATTAGAAAGAAAGCAAGCTAGAGTGAATAAGAATTTTGCTTTAAGTGATAAGTTAAGAGAAAAAATAGAAGATTTTGGTTATAAAGTCGTGGATATGGGAACTGAGACGGTAGTTTTATTGCATCGTAAAAAGAATGGGTTAAATGAATAA
- a CDS encoding MTH1187 family thiamine-binding protein, which produces MSTLAELAIFPLDKGESVSEYVAKVLKIIQQSNLEHQLTPMGTCIEGEFDDIMNIVSKCFKALEPECNRIYLTLKIDFRKNRKNALKQKIKSVEDKLHD; this is translated from the coding sequence ATGAGTACATTAGCAGAATTGGCTATTTTCCCTTTAGATAAAGGAGAAAGTGTAAGTGAATATGTAGCCAAGGTATTAAAAATTATCCAGCAAAGCAATCTAGAACACCAATTAACCCCTATGGGAACCTGTATAGAAGGAGAATTTGATGATATAATGAATATTGTATCTAAATGTTTTAAAGCTCTTGAACCAGAATGTAATCGTATTTATCTAACGTTAAAAATAGATTTTAGAAAAAATAGAAAGAATGCATTAAAGCAAAAAATTAAATCTGTTGAAGACAAACTACATGATTAA
- a CDS encoding mechanosensitive ion channel family protein: MEFLGLNIWIRFALFLFAIFFSYWISKIVILSLFKKILQKTKSKRDDLILKNKLLHALVLLIPGILLYYFVNLFPRFEYYGQKIAFIYLTCVFVLILSRFLNFCNDLYNTFEISKNRPIKGYIQLIKIFIYIIGSIFIISYLLDKSPWGILSGIGALTAVVLIIFRDTILSFVASLQINSYGLLRVGDWIEMPSFGVDGDVIDISLHVVKVQNFDKTIITVPTHKFLDNSFKNWRGMYEVGARRIKRSILIDQSSVRFLSPEEVNRLKKIKLIEGYLRKKEEELAKANAENKDRIVLNGRYLTNLGTYRAYVVNYLQRHPRVVKNLTFLVRHLQPEASKGLPLEIYCFVDETRWAEYERLQADIFDHLLAALPFFGLRAYQRNALVDKRDEVAKAFEWPGFDK; the protein is encoded by the coding sequence ATGGAATTTTTAGGGTTAAATATATGGATTAGATTTGCATTGTTTTTATTTGCCATTTTTTTTAGTTATTGGATATCAAAAATAGTTATTTTAAGTTTATTTAAAAAGATCTTACAAAAAACTAAAAGTAAAAGAGATGATCTTATTCTTAAAAATAAATTACTTCATGCTTTAGTCCTCCTTATACCAGGTATTTTATTATATTATTTTGTCAATTTATTTCCTAGATTTGAATATTATGGACAAAAGATAGCTTTTATATATTTAACATGTGTATTTGTTTTAATTTTATCTAGATTCCTCAATTTTTGTAATGATCTTTATAATACATTTGAAATATCAAAGAATAGGCCAATTAAAGGATATATTCAATTAATTAAGATTTTTATTTATATAATAGGGTCTATATTTATTATTTCTTATTTACTAGATAAATCTCCTTGGGGTATATTGAGTGGAATTGGTGCATTGACCGCAGTTGTGTTAATAATTTTTAGAGATACTATTTTATCTTTTGTGGCAAGTTTACAAATTAACTCTTACGGATTGCTTAGAGTTGGAGATTGGATAGAGATGCCTTCATTTGGAGTTGATGGAGATGTAATAGATATATCTCTTCATGTTGTTAAGGTGCAAAATTTTGATAAGACGATTATTACTGTTCCTACCCATAAATTTTTAGATAATTCTTTTAAAAATTGGCGGGGTATGTATGAAGTTGGGGCAAGAAGGATTAAGCGCTCTATTTTAATAGACCAGTCTAGTGTTAGATTTCTATCTCCTGAGGAAGTAAATAGGTTAAAAAAAATTAAGTTAATAGAAGGATATTTAAGAAAGAAAGAGGAGGAGTTGGCTAAGGCTAATGCAGAAAACAAAGATAGAATTGTGCTAAATGGGAGATATTTAACTAATTTAGGTACATATAGAGCTTATGTTGTTAACTATTTGCAACGTCACCCTAGGGTAGTTAAGAATTTAACTTTTTTGGTAAGACACTTGCAACCAGAGGCAAGTAAAGGGTTGCCTCTGGAAATATATTGTTTTGTAGATGAAACTCGGTGGGCAGAATATGAGAGGTTACAAGCAGATATATTTGACCATCTTTTAGCAGCATTGCCTTTTTTTGGTTTAAGGGCTTATCAACGTAATGCGCTTGTGGATAAGCGAGATGAAGTAGCTAAAGCTTTTGAGTGGCCTGGTTTTGATAAATAA
- a CDS encoding succinate dehydrogenase/fumarate reductase cytochrome b subunit yields MKASNVVSLNVSKAPAYMDWSQAISGVILSLFMLCHTLFIFSVVFGAKVFNKVALFFEDTGLAQTGGVILALIFLVHFILAARKIPFSFKEQQTVWKHAKMLKHQDTWLWLVQVFTGMSILLLGSIHLWVILNDLPITALKSKLLIQSGLWLYFNILFLLCIALHLGIGLYRVGAKWGFVTRANRSKIKKIVFGLIGALIVLDVISLIRFYFV; encoded by the coding sequence ATGAAGGCATCCAATGTAGTGAGCTTAAATGTTTCTAAAGCCCCTGCATATATGGACTGGTCTCAGGCCATAAGTGGGGTTATTTTGTCGTTATTTATGTTATGTCATACTTTATTTATTTTTAGTGTTGTGTTTGGAGCAAAGGTTTTTAATAAAGTGGCTTTATTTTTTGAGGATACTGGCTTAGCTCAGACAGGTGGAGTTATTTTAGCGTTGATTTTTCTAGTTCATTTTATTTTAGCAGCTAGAAAAATACCATTTTCTTTTAAAGAACAGCAAACTGTATGGAAACATGCTAAGATGCTTAAACACCAGGACACATGGCTGTGGTTAGTGCAAGTATTTACAGGAATGAGTATTTTACTTTTAGGAAGTATTCATCTTTGGGTAATTTTAAATGATTTACCAATTACTGCTTTGAAGTCAAAACTTTTAATTCAAAGTGGTTTATGGCTTTACTTTAATATTTTATTTTTATTGTGTATAGCTTTGCATCTAGGAATTGGTCTTTATAGAGTGGGAGCTAAATGGGGATTTGTAACAAGAGCCAATAGGTCTAAAATCAAGAAAATTGTTTTTGGTTTAATTGGGGCTTTGATAGTATTAGATGTGATTAGTTTAATTAGATTTTATTTTGTATAA
- a CDS encoding DMT family transporter, whose amino-acid sequence MSNPKKAYLFGLLTVFIWSTVASAFKLTLVYISPLELLFYSCLTSTCVLFASAYLNTKGFIFILKKEIFKSAWLGFINPFCYYLVLFKAYDLLPAQEAQPLNYTWGITLSLLSIPLLKQKISFHQLGAILLSYFGVLIISTHGHIFSLHFTNPLGVGLALFSTILWALYWIFNTKDTLNPSLRLFYNFLFGSIYISIYFLLTKTSPTFNLKGFLGAFYVGLFEMGITFILWLKALKYAQNTAQVSNLIYLSPFLSLIFIHFLVGEKILFSTYIGLIFILAGLIYQNQATQKL is encoded by the coding sequence ATGTCTAATCCTAAAAAAGCTTATCTTTTTGGATTATTAACTGTTTTTATTTGGTCCACTGTGGCCTCAGCATTTAAACTAACCCTTGTTTATATTTCACCTCTTGAGTTGCTATTTTATTCCTGCCTAACTTCTACTTGTGTGCTTTTTGCTTCTGCTTATCTCAATACCAAAGGTTTTATTTTTATTCTAAAAAAAGAAATATTCAAGTCTGCTTGGCTTGGTTTTATTAATCCATTCTGTTATTATTTAGTTTTATTTAAAGCTTATGATTTACTTCCAGCTCAAGAAGCTCAACCCTTAAACTATACTTGGGGTATTACTTTAAGCCTTTTATCTATTCCTCTATTAAAACAAAAAATATCCTTTCATCAGTTAGGAGCTATTTTATTGAGTTATTTTGGAGTGTTAATAATTTCTACTCACGGACATATTTTTTCCCTTCATTTTACAAATCCTTTAGGAGTAGGTTTGGCTTTATTTAGCACTATTCTTTGGGCTCTTTATTGGATATTTAATACTAAAGACACCCTAAATCCTTCTCTTCGTCTATTTTATAATTTTTTATTTGGTAGTATTTATATATCCATTTATTTTTTATTAACAAAAACATCTCCTACCTTTAATTTAAAAGGATTTCTTGGTGCTTTTTATGTAGGACTATTTGAGATGGGAATAACCTTTATTTTATGGCTAAAAGCACTTAAATACGCCCAAAATACTGCCCAAGTAAGCAATTTAATTTATTTATCACCTTTTTTATCCTTAATTTTCATTCATTTTTTAGTAGGAGAAAAAATTCTCTTTTCCACCTATATAGGCCTAATTTTTATTTTAGCAGGACTTATTTATCAAAACCAGGCCACTCAAAAGCTTTAG
- the xth gene encoding exodeoxyribonuclease III, with amino-acid sequence MILYSWNVNGFRAILKKGFWDWFYKRKADIVCLQETKVHPDQLSLEEKKPKDYYAIWNPSKIKKGYSGVVCFCKKEPCAYFLGFPDEAFKGEGRLITLEYDNFYLLNIYFPNGQMSEDRLKFKLGYYEHFLKYCEELRKSKPIIACGDFNTAHREIDLKNPKQNEKRSGFLPVERKWLDRFVESGYVDTFRLFVQEGGHYTWWDYRFKARERNAGWRIDYFFVSMELKDKVKRAWIESDVYGSDHCPIGLELEI; translated from the coding sequence ATGATTTTATATTCTTGGAATGTTAATGGATTTCGAGCTATCTTAAAGAAAGGTTTTTGGGACTGGTTTTATAAAAGAAAGGCAGATATTGTTTGTTTGCAAGAAACCAAAGTACATCCAGATCAGCTTTCTTTAGAAGAAAAGAAACCTAAAGATTATTATGCTATTTGGAACCCTTCAAAAATTAAAAAAGGATATTCTGGTGTAGTTTGTTTTTGTAAAAAAGAACCATGTGCTTATTTTTTGGGTTTTCCTGATGAAGCTTTCAAGGGTGAGGGAAGGTTAATTACCTTAGAGTATGATAATTTTTATCTATTAAATATTTATTTTCCAAATGGTCAAATGAGCGAGGATAGACTAAAATTTAAATTAGGATATTATGAACATTTTTTAAAGTATTGTGAAGAATTGAGAAAGAGTAAGCCGATTATAGCTTGTGGAGACTTTAATACAGCTCATCGAGAAATAGACTTGAAAAATCCTAAACAAAATGAGAAAAGGTCTGGGTTTTTACCAGTGGAGAGAAAATGGTTAGATAGATTTGTTGAGAGTGGATATGTTGATACTTTTCGGCTATTTGTCCAAGAAGGAGGGCATTATACCTGGTGGGACTATAGATTTAAGGCAAGAGAAAGAAATGCTGGATGGCGTATAGATTATTTTTTTGTGTCAATGGAGTTAAAGGACAAGGTTAAGAGAGCTTGGATTGAAAGTGATGTTTATGGCTCTGACCATTGTCCTATTGGTTTAGAGTTAGAAATTTAA
- the nth gene encoding endonuclease III gives MDKQQIARKVLERLKKRYQLKTALTWKNAWELLVATVLAAQCTDERVNKVTPVFFEKWPDPSKLANAEIEEVEKVIRSTGFFRNKARNLVNTAKILIEKYNGQVPKTMEELVSLPGVARKTANIVLGNAFGIQEGIAVDTHVKRLAFRIGLTKNTTPNKVEQDLMKIFPKKEWSNVNHLLVYLGREVCKARKPNCEKCPLNDICEKNI, from the coding sequence ATGGATAAACAACAGATAGCAAGGAAAGTTTTAGAAAGGTTAAAAAAGCGATATCAGTTAAAAACAGCTTTAACGTGGAAGAATGCTTGGGAATTATTGGTAGCAACTGTTTTAGCAGCTCAGTGCACTGATGAAAGAGTAAATAAAGTAACTCCTGTTTTTTTTGAAAAATGGCCAGATCCCAGTAAATTAGCAAATGCTGAAATAGAGGAAGTGGAAAAAGTTATACGGTCTACTGGTTTTTTTAGGAATAAGGCAAGGAATTTGGTTAATACAGCTAAAATATTAATAGAAAAATATAATGGACAAGTGCCAAAAACTATGGAAGAACTCGTTTCCCTACCAGGTGTGGCACGAAAAACAGCAAATATAGTATTGGGGAATGCGTTTGGGATTCAGGAAGGGATTGCAGTAGATACTCATGTAAAACGTCTTGCTTTTAGGATTGGCTTAACTAAAAACACTACACCTAATAAAGTTGAGCAAGATTTAATGAAAATTTTTCCTAAAAAAGAGTGGAGCAATGTAAATCACTTACTTGTTTATTTAGGAAGAGAAGTATGTAAGGCAAGAAAGCCAAATTGTGAAAAGTGCCCTTTAAATGATATTTGCGAAAAAAATATTTAA
- a CDS encoding DUF4139 domain-containing protein, translated as MKKKVIFTICLLLCSSLSLAKIEKIYLYPKGAEIISSAITNNSEFELVLPGSAQPETLTFSSDIENFSYHLREKTPKSIEKLKQQLKKLILEKQKIKSNIISQENSLMFWKTQAERKDIGFKNLVNFNKLILKNFTLAKFNILQLELKLKEIKKKIEKIKKKIENIAAKKDKEWLIKIKTKRKGIIRYSYFDSSAGWTSSYSLYALPMKKKIKIKQKAKIWQKTGSNWDNASIILVSGHFSKQLKPLPLSPWIIRQKEIFYRKAALKAPSDIFGKMEADKANINLPIQKQRNFFDEYYLGKLSLKTGGEKYITLKQLTTNANYSYIIRPYISPKAFLQSKASLKHSLKLPPGKAKLFLDDTFIGKTSFSLWDKNLKIYFGNDPEIKTKFYFHKEYGNKGIFKKEKIYTYIYELKIQNLKKMPVNIEVEDAKLQSEEKNVKIKLDYNIKPIIKDNKISWKFVLQPQEEKILHYEYTISFPLNLNLDMGR; from the coding sequence ATGAAAAAAAAAGTAATTTTTACAATCTGCTTACTACTTTGTAGTTCTCTAAGTTTGGCAAAAATAGAGAAAATATATTTATATCCAAAGGGAGCAGAAATTATCTCTAGTGCAATTACAAATAACTCTGAATTTGAATTAGTGCTTCCTGGCTCAGCCCAACCAGAAACATTGACATTTTCTTCTGATATAGAAAATTTTTCTTATCATCTTAGAGAAAAAACTCCAAAATCTATAGAAAAATTAAAACAACAATTAAAAAAACTTATATTAGAAAAGCAAAAAATTAAATCCAATATCATATCCCAAGAAAATTCTTTAATGTTTTGGAAAACTCAGGCTGAAAGAAAAGACATTGGCTTTAAAAATCTTGTTAATTTTAATAAATTAATTCTAAAAAACTTCACTCTCGCTAAATTTAATATTTTGCAATTAGAGTTAAAATTAAAAGAAATAAAAAAGAAAATAGAAAAAATAAAAAAGAAAATAGAAAATATTGCGGCTAAAAAAGATAAAGAATGGTTAATAAAAATAAAAACCAAAAGAAAGGGAATTATCAGGTACTCATATTTTGATAGCAGTGCAGGATGGACTAGCTCTTATAGTTTATATGCATTGCCAATGAAAAAAAAGATAAAAATAAAACAAAAAGCTAAAATATGGCAGAAAACTGGAAGTAATTGGGATAATGCCTCTATTATATTAGTAAGTGGACATTTCTCTAAACAATTAAAACCCCTACCTCTTAGTCCCTGGATCATTCGTCAAAAAGAAATTTTTTATAGAAAGGCAGCATTAAAAGCACCGAGCGATATCTTTGGAAAAATGGAAGCAGATAAAGCTAATATCAATCTCCCTATCCAAAAACAGAGAAACTTTTTTGACGAATACTATCTTGGCAAACTATCATTAAAAACAGGTGGGGAAAAATATATCACATTAAAACAACTTACGACTAATGCCAACTATTCTTATATTATTAGGCCTTATATTTCTCCAAAAGCCTTTCTTCAAAGCAAAGCTTCTTTAAAGCATAGTTTAAAACTACCTCCAGGTAAGGCTAAATTATTTTTAGATGATACTTTTATAGGAAAAACCTCATTTTCTCTTTGGGATAAAAACTTGAAAATATATTTTGGCAATGATCCAGAAATAAAAACAAAATTTTATTTTCACAAAGAATATGGAAATAAAGGAATATTTAAAAAAGAAAAAATATATACTTATATTTATGAATTAAAAATTCAAAACTTAAAAAAAATGCCTGTGAATATCGAAGTAGAAGATGCTAAACTTCAAAGTGAAGAAAAAAATGTTAAAATAAAATTAGATTATAATATTAAACCTATAATAAAAGATAATAAAATTAGTTGGAAATTTGTTTTACAGCCTCAAGAAGAAAAAATATTACATTATGAATACACTATTTCATTCCCATTAAATTTAAATCTAGACATGGGAAGATAA